A region of Ferruginibacter albus DNA encodes the following proteins:
- a CDS encoding geranylgeranylglycerol-phosphate geranylgeranyltransferase, translated as MKLIAAFFRLVRWPNLVFIALTQMLFYYCIIVPVLPPSYYSLPHHITIKIFYLTMAASVLIAAGGYIINDYFDVNIDQVNKPEKVVVEKIINRRWAIFLHLILTTAGVIISFYVAAHSNKLIFLLNVVCTLLLWLYSTTFKKKLLSGNIIISLLTAWTILVLYFAVNITNLITISYASEIEAAVRRLFKYAILYAGFAFIISLVREVIKDIEDVQGDERYNCTTMPIVWGIPASKVFAAVWIIVLISALAIVQFYVLQLGWWLSALYCFVLIIVPLVWVLKKLYEAQESKQYHQLSSAIKLVMLSGILSMIFLWMYS; from the coding sequence GTGAAATTGATCGCCGCTTTTTTTCGTTTAGTTCGTTGGCCTAATTTGGTTTTTATTGCGCTTACGCAGATGCTTTTTTATTATTGCATCATAGTTCCTGTTTTACCTCCGTCTTATTATTCGCTGCCACATCACATCACAATAAAAATATTTTACTTAACAATGGCGGCATCTGTATTGATCGCAGCAGGTGGGTACATAATCAATGACTATTTTGATGTGAATATAGACCAGGTGAACAAACCGGAAAAGGTAGTAGTTGAAAAAATAATCAATCGCCGGTGGGCAATTTTTTTACACTTAATATTGACAACAGCGGGAGTGATCATAAGTTTTTATGTGGCGGCACATTCAAACAAGCTTATCTTTTTATTAAATGTTGTTTGCACATTGCTATTGTGGCTGTATTCAACTACATTCAAGAAAAAATTATTATCCGGCAATATCATTATTTCGTTATTAACAGCATGGACCATACTGGTACTCTATTTTGCTGTTAACATTACCAATCTCATTACTATAAGTTATGCTTCTGAAATAGAAGCTGCGGTGCGTCGCTTGTTTAAGTATGCTATTTTATATGCAGGCTTTGCATTTATTATTTCGTTGGTGCGTGAAGTGATAAAGGACATAGAAGATGTACAGGGCGATGAAAGATACAATTGCACCACCATGCCCATTGTTTGGGGAATTCCGGCATCAAAGGTATTTGCAGCTGTTTGGATAATTGTGTTGATAAGCGCTTTGGCAATAGTACAATTTTATGTATTGCAATTAGGATGGTGGTTAAGCGCTCTGTATTGTTTTGTATTGATCATTGTTCCATTAGTATGGGTATTAAAAAAGCTGTACGAGGCGCAGGAGTCAAAACAATATCATCAATTAAGCAGCGCTATTAAACTGGTAATGTTATCAGGTATTTTGTCCATGATCTTTTTGTGGATGTATTCTTGA
- a CDS encoding KdsC family phosphatase — MNVLENFKAIKALVFDVDGVLASDTLLILEGGQITRNMNSKDGYALQLAVKKGYHVAIVSGGDSDAVKIRLERLGITDIFLQVKNKKQKLEEYVSSKNLKWEQVLYMGDDIPDYYCLQSAGLPCCPANAAIEIKEIAKYISPFNGGEGCARDVIEKVLKLNGHWGIDTSVQNK, encoded by the coding sequence ATGAATGTTCTCGAAAATTTTAAAGCAATTAAGGCATTGGTGTTTGATGTTGATGGTGTTTTAGCCAGTGATACTCTATTGATTTTAGAAGGAGGGCAGATCACCCGTAACATGAATAGCAAAGACGGATATGCGCTGCAGTTAGCTGTAAAAAAAGGCTATCATGTGGCGATCGTTTCGGGAGGCGACTCTGATGCGGTTAAAATTCGCTTGGAGCGTTTAGGCATAACCGATATTTTCCTGCAGGTAAAAAATAAAAAACAAAAGCTGGAAGAATATGTGTCCTCTAAAAATTTAAAGTGGGAACAGGTGCTTTATATGGGCGACGATATTCCGGATTATTATTGTTTGCAATCAGCAGGATTGCCTTGTTGTCCCGCCAATGCGGCTATTGAGATCAAAGAAATTGCTAAATATATTTCACCCTTTAATGGTGGAGAAGGTTGTGCAAGAGATGTTATAGAAAAAGTTTTAAAATTAAACGGACATTGGGGCATTGATACTTCTGTTCAAAATAAATAA
- the iscX gene encoding Fe-S cluster assembly protein IscX yields the protein MTYEPPINWNDYEDIALKLYEHFGDEFNEAKIYRIRFTDLHKWVLEIPGFEGKAEESNEGHLEMIQSSWVYEWRDNQK from the coding sequence ATGACATACGAACCTCCTATAAACTGGAACGATTATGAAGATATAGCATTGAAGTTATATGAGCATTTCGGTGATGAATTCAACGAAGCAAAGATCTATCGTATTCGTTTCACTGATCTGCATAAATGGGTATTGGAGATTCCCGGTTTTGAAGGCAAAGCAGAAGAAAGCAATGAAGGTCATTTGGAAATGATACAAAGCAGTTGGGTATATGAGTGGAGAGACAATCAAAAATAA
- a CDS encoding 2Fe-2S iron-sulfur cluster-binding protein: protein MYNITFKFEQKGLEPLTLSNVSSNQSLLEVALKNRIELHHNCGGVCACSTCHLYVEQGEDLVEELTDREEDFIDRAVNPRLNSRLGCQCVLQPGNGNIVVTLPDQTQFLGE from the coding sequence ATGTATAATATAACGTTCAAGTTTGAACAGAAAGGGTTGGAGCCCCTTACCTTATCTAACGTCAGTTCTAATCAGTCATTACTGGAAGTGGCTTTGAAAAATCGTATCGAATTACATCATAATTGTGGTGGCGTTTGCGCCTGCAGCACTTGCCATTTATATGTTGAACAAGGAGAGGACCTGGTAGAAGAATTAACAGATAGAGAAGAAGATTTTATAGACAGAGCGGTTAACCCAAGATTAAATTCCAGGTTGGGTTGTCAATGTGTTTTACAACCGGGTAATGGAAATATAGTTGTTACGCTTCCTGATCAAACTCAATTTTTAGGTGAGTAA
- a CDS encoding Rossmann-like and DUF2520 domain-containing protein yields MKVVLIGAGNVATVLGRKIKQAQHEVMQVYSRKIEHAQPLATELGCDATNTVESIYKHADVYLFAISDVALYDLKQFQFADKLVVHTGGAVSKEMLKAVSKNYGVLYPLQSLRKELTVIPPMPLLIDANSDEALEFLSAFAKTISDNVHETTDEQRLKLHVAAVVVNNFTNHLFSLAADYCKEEYLDFSLLFPLMDETVNRVHTYSPSQMQTGPAMRNDTLTLDKHLKLLADYPKLKYMYLKITESIIGR; encoded by the coding sequence ATGAAAGTTGTATTGATAGGCGCAGGAAATGTAGCAACAGTATTAGGACGAAAAATAAAACAGGCGCAACATGAGGTGATGCAGGTGTATAGCAGAAAGATAGAACATGCGCAACCATTGGCAACTGAATTGGGTTGCGATGCTACAAATACTGTTGAAAGTATTTACAAACACGCAGATGTTTATTTGTTTGCCATATCCGATGTGGCGTTGTACGATCTGAAGCAATTTCAATTTGCAGATAAGTTGGTAGTACATACAGGCGGCGCTGTTTCAAAAGAAATGTTGAAGGCAGTTTCAAAAAATTACGGGGTGTTGTATCCATTGCAAAGTTTACGGAAAGAATTGACGGTTATTCCTCCCATGCCTTTGCTGATAGATGCCAATAGTGATGAAGCGCTTGAGTTTTTATCTGCTTTTGCAAAAACAATTTCAGACAATGTTCATGAAACAACCGATGAGCAGCGTTTAAAATTACACGTAGCTGCGGTAGTAGTAAATAATTTTACCAATCATTTGTTTTCATTGGCTGCAGATTATTGCAAAGAAGAATACCTCGATTTCAGCCTCTTGTTTCCTTTAATGGATGAAACCGTTAATCGTGTTCATACCTATTCACCTTCGCAAATGCAGACCGGACCTGCTATGCGGAACGATACGCTTACCTTGGACAAGCATCTAAAGCTATTGGCAGATTATCCAAAGCTTAAATACATGTACCTGAAAATTACAGAAAGCATTATCGGAAGATAA
- a CDS encoding alpha/beta hydrolase, with product MKIKQKTAIAYLRLKLKLIAFFSKKKAAATAFQVFCTPSKNALKEVPAIFTKGEKTSFTLNGTTIRGYKWNAPHQKKILILHGYSSSSFRFHHFVQPFIDKGFEVLAFDAPGHGESDGTTINAVIYREMVKEIMNQYGTIHYFLAHSFGGLALSLALEQMPHDENTKAVFIAPATEITTAIDDYLKLLGVTNKRVKDEFNNIIFGIEGNKTEWYSMRRVMHTIKATILWIHDEDDENTPLSDALPIQQDNLPNIKFVITKGLGHRMIYRDEAIKNMVVDFLS from the coding sequence ATGAAGATAAAACAAAAAACTGCAATTGCTTATCTGCGTTTAAAGTTGAAGCTGATCGCTTTTTTCTCAAAGAAAAAGGCTGCCGCCACAGCCTTTCAGGTATTTTGTACTCCGTCCAAAAATGCTTTAAAAGAGGTTCCTGCAATTTTTACCAAAGGAGAAAAAACAAGCTTTACATTAAACGGAACAACCATCAGAGGTTACAAATGGAACGCTCCGCATCAAAAAAAAATATTGATATTACATGGATATTCTTCCTCTTCTTTCCGCTTTCATCATTTTGTACAACCTTTTATAGATAAGGGTTTTGAAGTACTGGCATTTGATGCGCCCGGGCATGGTGAAAGTGATGGAACTACTATCAATGCTGTGATCTACAGAGAGATGGTGAAAGAAATAATGAATCAATACGGGACTATTCACTATTTTTTAGCACATTCTTTTGGCGGTTTGGCATTGTCTCTTGCTTTAGAACAAATGCCGCATGATGAAAACACCAAAGCGGTATTTATTGCACCTGCTACAGAAATAACCACTGCTATTGATGACTATTTAAAATTATTAGGCGTAACCAATAAAAGAGTTAAAGACGAGTTCAACAATATAATATTTGGTATAGAAGGTAATAAAACCGAATGGTATTCCATGCGAAGAGTTATGCATACTATTAAAGCTACCATTTTATGGATACATGATGAGGACGATGAAAACACGCCGCTTAGCGATGCGTTACCAATACAACAGGATAACTTGCCAAATATAAAATTCGTAATCACAAAAGGTCTCGGACACAGAATGATCTATCGTGATGAAGCAATAAAAAATATGGTGGTGGATTTTTTAAGTTAG
- a CDS encoding sporulation-delaying protein SdpB family protein, translating to MQFHISTYFKQQAAAFRLNSPFTKTYGVARTFLAIGSLLILLCNSSAVLFDPERFSSVYAHNLNHINLFILIGYKHLWFSKALCIIVLLSVITGIYPQLTGFLHWWVSFSLFNVFVVKNGGDQLACILTFFLFFIAVLDKRKNHWYASLPQSESSIGIGNIILFIIKLQVFYIYLDAALGKLASKEWLDGTAMYYWVLNSEFGTSGFLLNLIKPVVMNRAGVAILTWGTIVFELLLCAGILFKPKARFWLMIAGIFFHFLIFIFLGLGSFFFAMTGSLVLYLYPGQKNKLT from the coding sequence ATGCAATTTCACATTAGTACATATTTTAAACAACAGGCAGCTGCGTTCAGGTTAAACTCTCCATTTACCAAAACATATGGAGTTGCAAGAACATTCCTGGCAATCGGCTCTTTGTTAATATTACTCTGCAACAGCTCTGCTGTTTTATTTGATCCGGAAAGGTTTTCATCGGTATACGCTCATAATCTCAATCATATTAATCTATTTATTTTAATAGGATATAAGCATCTTTGGTTTTCAAAAGCGCTTTGTATAATTGTATTACTGTCAGTAATAACAGGAATATATCCACAGCTGACAGGCTTCTTACATTGGTGGGTTTCTTTCAGCTTATTCAATGTGTTTGTTGTTAAGAACGGCGGAGATCAATTGGCTTGCATACTTACCTTCTTTTTGTTTTTCATAGCAGTATTGGACAAGCGCAAAAATCACTGGTATGCATCCCTTCCTCAATCAGAGTCTTCTATTGGTATTGGCAATATCATACTATTCATTATTAAACTGCAGGTATTTTATATTTATCTGGATGCAGCGTTGGGAAAACTGGCAAGTAAAGAATGGCTGGATGGCACGGCTATGTATTATTGGGTGTTGAACAGTGAGTTTGGTACATCCGGTTTTCTCTTGAATCTTATAAAGCCTGTTGTAATGAACAGGGCAGGAGTTGCAATACTTACATGGGGAACTATAGTGTTTGAACTGCTGTTATGCGCCGGCATTTTATTTAAGCCCAAAGCCCGGTTTTGGTTGATGATCGCCGGCATATTTTTTCATTTCCTGATATTCATCTTTTTAGGATTGGGTAGCTTTTTTTTCGCAATGACAGGCAGCCTCGTTTTGTACCTATATCCCGGGCAAAAGAATAAGCTAACTTAA
- a CDS encoding asparaginase domain-containing protein: MAIRIFVTGGTFDKEYNELKGTLFFKDTHLPEMLRLGRSRVNVHVETLMMIDSLEMKEEHRKLIADYCIRSEEDKIIITHGTDTMTDTAKKLAELVSDKTIVLTGAMIPYKFGSSDGLFNLGSALAFVQTLHKGVYVAMNGRYFNWDNVRKNKITGEFEEIN, encoded by the coding sequence ATGGCTATAAGAATTTTTGTTACAGGCGGTACTTTCGATAAAGAATACAACGAATTAAAAGGAACTCTCTTTTTTAAGGATACGCATTTGCCTGAAATGCTGCGCTTGGGCAGAAGTCGTGTAAATGTACATGTAGAAACATTGATGATGATCGATAGCCTGGAAATGAAAGAGGAGCATCGCAAATTGATAGCTGACTATTGCATTCGTTCTGAAGAAGATAAGATCATTATAACCCATGGAACCGATACAATGACAGATACTGCGAAAAAATTAGCAGAACTGGTATCGGATAAAACCATTGTTTTAACCGGCGCTATGATCCCTTATAAATTTGGCAGCAGCGATGGTTTATTTAATCTCGGCAGCGCCCTGGCTTTTGTACAAACGTTGCACAAAGGCGTGTACGTTGCCATGAATGGCAGATATTTTAACTGGGATAATGTTCGTAAGAACAAGATCACCGGTGAGTTTGAAGAAATAAACTAA
- a CDS encoding Hsp20/alpha crystallin family protein → MTTITSLQPENTYTYPGTFNPPKFDWEELMKELGKPREGKINPSVNIIEHIDYYKVELAVPGLTKDDFVVNVQDNQLSIVVMKPKETNAINYHVHGFNFECFSHLIDLPGNIETDFISAEYEAGILSICFPKVDAPVVNTSHRIVIY, encoded by the coding sequence ATGACAACAATTACTTCACTTCAACCGGAAAATACATATACATATCCGGGAACATTCAATCCTCCAAAATTTGATTGGGAAGAGTTAATGAAAGAATTAGGTAAGCCTCGTGAAGGAAAAATAAATCCTTCGGTAAATATTATAGAGCATATCGATTATTATAAAGTAGAGTTAGCAGTGCCGGGCCTTACAAAAGATGATTTTGTAGTAAACGTGCAGGATAACCAGTTATCGATCGTAGTAATGAAGCCAAAAGAAACCAATGCGATCAATTATCATGTGCACGGATTTAATTTTGAATGCTTCTCTCATTTAATAGATCTTCCCGGAAATATAGAAACGGATTTTATCAGCGCTGAATATGAGGCAGGTATTTTATCTATTTGCTTTCCTAAAGTTGATGCGCCTGTCGTTAATACATCGCATAGAATTGTCATTTACTAA
- a CDS encoding DUF2905 domain-containing protein, giving the protein MNSETGKYIIAAGVLIVCIGLIIYAFHDKLHWIGHLPGDIRIERENFKFYFPVTTCIVFSILFMIIAQIVKRFF; this is encoded by the coding sequence ATGAACAGCGAAACGGGAAAATATATAATTGCTGCAGGCGTATTAATTGTCTGCATTGGATTGATTATCTATGCGTTTCATGATAAGCTGCATTGGATCGGGCATTTACCCGGTGATATCAGGATTGAAAGAGAAAATTTTAAATTTTATTTTCCTGTTACTACCTGCATTGTATTCAGTATTTTATTCATGATCATTGCGCAGATCGTCAAACGTTTTTTTTAA
- a CDS encoding pyridoxine 5'-phosphate synthase codes for MTKLSVNVNKIATLRNSRGGNNPDVLKTALDIERFGADGITVHPRPDERHIRYADVFDIKKNIHTEFNIEGNCTEQKFVELVLANKPTQVTLVPDAIGQITSNHGWNTIEHKDYLTNMISVFKNAGIRVSIFVDPVVEMVEGAAATGTDRIELYTEGFAKEYAINKEKSIAPYIAAAKKANALGLGINAGHDLDLHNLNYFAQNVPGLLEVSIGHALVCDALYLGLENTVQLYKRQLL; via the coding sequence ATGACCAAGCTTTCTGTCAACGTAAATAAGATCGCTACGCTTCGTAACAGCCGTGGTGGAAACAATCCTGACGTTTTAAAAACAGCTTTGGATATTGAACGTTTTGGTGCCGATGGTATTACAGTTCATCCACGTCCTGATGAACGACATATACGTTATGCAGATGTATTCGACATTAAGAAAAACATTCATACAGAATTTAATATTGAAGGCAATTGCACCGAGCAAAAATTTGTTGAACTTGTTTTAGCTAATAAACCTACACAGGTAACATTGGTACCCGATGCGATCGGGCAAATTACTTCTAACCATGGCTGGAATACCATTGAACATAAAGATTATCTGACCAACATGATCAGCGTTTTTAAAAATGCCGGAATCCGTGTTTCTATTTTTGTAGACCCGGTTGTAGAGATGGTGGAAGGTGCTGCGGCTACCGGCACAGACAGAATTGAATTATATACAGAAGGCTTTGCCAAAGAATATGCCATCAATAAAGAAAAGTCTATTGCTCCTTATATAGCAGCCGCTAAAAAAGCGAATGCATTAGGCTTAGGTATTAATGCCGGTCACGATCTTGATCTGCATAACTTAAACTATTTTGCACAAAACGTTCCGGGCTTGCTGGAAGTGTCTATTGGACACGCTTTGGTTTGTGATGCTCTTTACTTAGGATTGGAAAATACCGTTCAATTATACAAACGGCAGCTTTTATAA
- a CDS encoding DUF748 domain-containing protein, which yields MKWLRRILFILLITIISLLVLLVIFISPIAKWAIERYSVEYTGRQIKMDKLRINLFTGSVSSKGLKIYEAKSSKLFFQCAELYADIEEHKLFSSTYELTEIRLDNPTLNVIEKGKRFNFSDLIDRFSSKKPSTLKDNKPVKWEIKKADVNNAAIVYENSSPHNIITIKRCNIHIPGISWNNKVYSINTDFSFASGGDVKGKISFDKNSWMYGINADIKRFDVKPFFIYLKDYLKVNQLNGLLSTHLNISGNMHNATAVAASGNITVEDFSIIDNVDDKLTAVDKMSIDIDTLNTEKNMYHFATIQMIRPYLKLEMYKEGYNFDRLSSSPVAMDTSTTTYSNIFTMIADYVQNIVSNYVISSYNADKFVIEGGQFRFVDYTLYDKFRYSFDSLDLLSDRLSSNSTKIHFDASAILNRSGKLKGFMDINPQNFKDFAIDCSVKDLSISDFNPYSKYYVATPFLKGTIDYTNKTTVVKRQLTSDNILDVQQIIAGKKDKTNKPQYNMPVRLAVALLKDVHGNIHLKIPVTGSLDDPKFKWGKIVWQVLGNLVTKAAAAPFKLLAHVFGGKEEDYKEVDFDYLQTTVSDNQQKQLDQLAKTLKDKPGIKLELVQVSRKHDEMEALAIHLAKKNYLNIADSTAEQQRQINSFNINDSAFIAYVNKQLQTNSNLESIQEKCIRLVGKDALKEKVEAIMQQRIDAITNYLLQKEIPKEKVLVHNSTVPNDPNVGNAPKFVINVAEGEDATIPKQE from the coding sequence ATGAAGTGGTTACGAAGAATCCTGTTCATTCTACTTATTACAATTATCTCTCTTTTAGTTTTATTGGTAATCTTCATCTCTCCTATTGCTAAATGGGCTATTGAAAGATATAGTGTTGAATATACCGGAAGACAAATAAAGATGGATAAGCTTCGTATCAATCTATTTACCGGGAGTGTAAGCAGTAAAGGATTAAAGATCTATGAAGCCAAAAGCAGCAAGCTTTTTTTTCAATGCGCTGAATTATATGCTGATATTGAAGAACACAAACTATTTTCATCTACTTATGAATTAACTGAGATACGATTAGATAACCCAACCTTAAATGTTATTGAAAAAGGCAAGCGTTTTAATTTCAGTGATCTTATAGATCGTTTCAGTTCAAAGAAACCATCTACGTTAAAAGATAATAAACCTGTAAAATGGGAAATAAAGAAAGCAGATGTAAATAACGCTGCTATTGTTTATGAAAATTCTTCTCCTCATAACATCATAACAATTAAACGTTGCAACATTCATATTCCCGGCATATCGTGGAATAATAAAGTGTATAGTATTAATACTGATTTTTCTTTTGCTTCCGGCGGAGATGTAAAAGGTAAAATATCGTTTGATAAGAATAGTTGGATGTATGGAATAAATGCTGATATCAAACGCTTCGATGTAAAACCTTTCTTTATTTATTTAAAAGATTACCTGAAAGTAAATCAATTGAACGGCTTGCTTTCCACGCATCTGAATATAAGCGGCAACATGCACAATGCTACGGCTGTAGCAGCTTCAGGAAATATAACTGTAGAAGATTTTTCTATCATTGATAACGTGGATGATAAATTAACTGCAGTTGACAAGATGTCGATCGATATTGACACATTGAATACAGAAAAGAACATGTATCATTTTGCGACGATACAAATGATACGACCTTATTTAAAACTGGAGATGTATAAAGAAGGTTACAACTTCGACAGGTTAAGCTCCTCTCCTGTTGCTATGGATACTTCCACTACTACATACTCCAATATCTTTACCATGATCGCTGATTATGTACAAAACATTGTGAGCAATTACGTAATAAGCAGCTACAACGCAGATAAATTTGTTATAGAAGGCGGGCAATTCCGCTTTGTGGATTATACGCTATATGATAAGTTCCGTTATTCATTTGATTCATTAGATCTGTTAAGCGACCGCTTAAGCAGCAATAGCACAAAAATTCATTTTGATGCATCTGCCATACTAAACAGAAGCGGCAAGCTAAAAGGTTTTATGGATATCAATCCCCAAAACTTTAAAGATTTTGCTATTGATTGTTCTGTTAAAGATCTGTCCATATCCGATTTCAATCCTTATTCTAAATATTATGTAGCTACTCCTTTTTTAAAAGGAACTATTGATTATACGAATAAGACCACTGTTGTAAAACGACAGTTAACCAGTGATAATATATTGGATGTACAACAAATAATTGCGGGCAAAAAAGACAAGACCAATAAACCGCAATACAATATGCCGGTGAGATTAGCCGTAGCATTGCTAAAAGATGTGCATGGCAATATTCATTTAAAGATACCTGTTACCGGCAGCTTAGATGATCCTAAATTTAAATGGGGCAAAATAGTTTGGCAGGTATTGGGCAACTTGGTTACTAAAGCTGCCGCTGCACCGTTTAAATTGCTGGCTCATGTTTTTGGTGGCAAGGAAGAAGATTACAAAGAAGTAGATTTTGATTATCTGCAAACTACTGTTAGCGATAACCAGCAAAAACAATTGGACCAGCTGGCAAAAACATTAAAAGACAAACCGGGAATAAAATTAGAGTTGGTACAAGTATCCCGCAAGCACGATGAAATGGAAGCATTGGCTATTCATCTGGCAAAGAAGAATTATTTAAATATTGCCGATAGTACCGCCGAACAACAGCGGCAAATAAATTCCTTCAATATTAATGACTCTGCATTCATTGCTTATGTAAATAAGCAGTTACAAACAAATTCTAACCTGGAGTCGATCCAGGAAAAATGTATACGACTTGTAGGGAAAGATGCTTTAAAGGAGAAAGTTGAAGCCATCATGCAGCAACGTATAGATGCGATCACAAACTATTTATTACAGAAAGAAATACCCAAAGAAAAAGTACTGGTTCATAATTCTACTGTACCTAATGACCCGAATGTTGGTAATGCGCCAAAATTTGTCATCAATGTTGCTGAGGGCGAAGATGCAACCATACCAAAACAAGAATAA
- a CDS encoding TlpA disulfide reductase family protein, with amino-acid sequence MKNYFLLIAFLPFFSIAQTKPKVKPKPKAATTTVATPAGGFVINAIITGYPDGTSVDLINNQTGAQIASTAIQQNKFVLKGKMDFPDFRLITFNKQQQPYIVLFLDNSNVKISGTKDALNAVSITGSASNSEFLELNRSLAPYQNLFSGQDIPYDSAAVANATQITENFALQHPDSYITPLAIIRYSQVAENDKRTTELYNTLSTGIKSSPLGLYLGQVVSKASQNGIGTQLTDFSEPDTAGNAFNTSSLRGKYVLIDFWASWCGPCRRENPNVVAAYNKFKDKNFTVLGVSLDNKKDVWLDAIKMDNLTWTHVSDLQGWQNAVAVQFGINEIPQNILIDPTGKVIAKNLRGDKLERKLSRILQ; translated from the coding sequence ATGAAGAATTATTTTCTTTTAATAGCTTTCTTGCCTTTCTTTTCAATTGCTCAAACCAAGCCCAAAGTAAAACCCAAACCAAAAGCAGCAACAACAACTGTCGCAACACCTGCAGGAGGATTTGTTATCAACGCCATAATAACCGGCTATCCCGATGGAACTTCGGTTGATCTTATCAATAATCAAACAGGAGCACAAATAGCATCTACTGCTATCCAACAAAACAAATTTGTATTAAAAGGAAAGATGGATTTTCCCGACTTCCGCCTGATCACTTTTAATAAACAACAGCAGCCATACATTGTATTGTTTTTAGATAACAGCAATGTAAAAATATCAGGAACAAAAGATGCATTGAATGCAGTGAGTATAACAGGTTCTGCTTCCAACAGCGAGTTTTTAGAATTAAACCGTTCTTTGGCGCCTTATCAAAATCTATTTTCAGGGCAGGATATTCCTTATGATTCAGCAGCAGTTGCCAATGCTACGCAGATTACTGAAAACTTTGCACTGCAACATCCCGACTCATACATCACACCATTAGCAATTATTCGGTATAGCCAGGTGGCAGAAAACGATAAACGTACAACAGAGTTATATAATACATTGTCCACGGGCATTAAATCATCTCCTTTAGGATTGTATTTAGGGCAAGTGGTGTCAAAAGCTTCGCAAAATGGAATCGGTACACAATTGACGGACTTTTCTGAACCTGATACCGCTGGAAATGCATTTAATACAAGCTCGCTAAGAGGCAAATATGTATTGATTGATTTTTGGGCAAGCTGGTGCGGACCTTGCCGCAGAGAAAATCCAAATGTAGTAGCTGCGTATAATAAATTTAAAGACAAAAATTTTACCGTTTTAGGCGTATCATTGGATAATAAAAAAGACGTATGGCTTGACGCTATTAAAATGGATAACCTGACCTGGACACATGTAAGCGATCTGCAGGGCTGGCAAAATGCAGTAGCTGTGCAATTCGGCATTAATGAGATACCTCAAAATATTTTGATCGACCCTACGGGAAAGGTCATAGCCAAAAATCTTCGTGGCGATAAGTTAGAAAGAAAGCTTTCTAGGATATTGCAATAG